The Lysobacter capsici genome has a segment encoding these proteins:
- a CDS encoding DUF6904 family protein: protein MLSYQLANNHAGIMLIGDYTSLRLLHEVVHDVNLRSPLIEEQDGPFLALAFDARKAYEQEREIIVPPDDCPQMGVRYGVKILWPVLLLQQRMLRVSLAYLDHAASHQAITYALESVIEQGLRADFGSNGQSVVDQWRRLTPRHSSDFEKLRSRGALFCTWSKSARKRNFAELLASFDPMFELMHDLRAESGQLGFLSPEVLDSWAHAQWADPRM, encoded by the coding sequence TTGCTCTCGTATCAGTTGGCCAATAATCACGCCGGCATCATGCTCATCGGCGACTACACCTCGCTGCGGTTGCTGCACGAAGTGGTGCATGACGTAAATCTGCGATCTCCATTGATCGAGGAACAAGATGGTCCGTTCCTCGCGTTGGCCTTCGACGCGCGCAAGGCCTACGAACAAGAGCGTGAAATCATCGTGCCGCCTGACGACTGTCCGCAAATGGGGGTGCGCTATGGGGTCAAGATTCTTTGGCCGGTGCTTCTGCTGCAGCAGCGAATGCTCCGCGTGTCTCTTGCGTACCTCGATCACGCCGCGAGTCATCAGGCCATAACGTATGCATTGGAGTCCGTGATTGAGCAGGGCCTGAGAGCGGATTTTGGCTCGAATGGACAATCCGTTGTCGACCAATGGCGGCGTTTGACTCCAAGGCACTCCTCCGACTTCGAAAAGCTGCGCAGTCGTGGCGCGCTTTTTTGCACTTGGAGCAAGTCTGCGCGGAAGCGGAATTTTGCGGAGTTGCTCGCCAGTTTCGATCCCATGTTCGAGCTTATGCATGACCTTCGCGCCGAGTCCGGCCAGCTTGGGTTCCTGTCGCCCGAGGTGTTGGATAGTTGGGCGCATGCGCAGTGGGCCGACCCCAGGATGTGA
- a CDS encoding NUDIX hydrolase: MPAKHSDAIGELRSNLIEYARRWPAEAEHTLPFLALLDEAVRAGEHVSNAIGRADDAVQHDAPPPADPFLRERLAGHFTGGAWLIDRAGRRVLLTHHRKLGRWLQLGGHADGDRDLAQVALREAEEESGLTGLSVDPQLFDVDRHWIPERRDVPGHWHYDLRYVVRAGDNEDYVISEESLDLAWREISELLDDPGSDESMRRMAGKWLARGGSGG, from the coding sequence ATGCCAGCGAAACATTCCGACGCCATCGGCGAACTTCGTTCCAATCTCATCGAATATGCGCGACGTTGGCCGGCGGAGGCGGAACATACGCTGCCGTTTCTGGCGTTGCTCGATGAAGCCGTGCGTGCCGGCGAGCACGTATCCAACGCCATCGGTCGCGCCGATGACGCGGTGCAACATGACGCGCCGCCGCCGGCCGACCCGTTTCTGCGCGAGCGCCTGGCCGGCCATTTCACCGGCGGCGCCTGGCTGATCGATCGCGCCGGCCGGCGGGTGCTGCTGACCCACCACCGCAAGCTCGGCCGCTGGCTGCAACTGGGCGGCCACGCCGACGGCGACCGCGACCTGGCCCAGGTGGCGCTGCGCGAAGCCGAGGAAGAATCCGGCCTGACCGGGCTGTCGGTCGACCCGCAGTTGTTCGACGTGGACCGTCATTGGATCCCCGAGCGCCGCGACGTGCCCGGCCACTGGCATTACGACCTGCGCTACGTGGTGCGCGCGGGCGACAACGAGGACTACGTGATCAGCGAGGAATCGCTGGACCTGGCCTGGCGCGAGATTTCCGAGTTGCTCGACGATCCGGGCAGCGACGAGTCGATGCGGCGGATGGCGGGGAAGTGGTTGGCGCGGGGCGGGTCGGGCGGCTGA
- a CDS encoding amino acid permease has protein sequence MSRGLFITKPVAPAGHVDAGEPVEGGLEGEATLKRSLTATQLVMLGIGAVIGAGIFVLSGHAAAEHAGPAIVLSFVVAGIACALAGLCYAEFSAMMPVSGSAYSYSYATLGEFVAWFIGWNLVLEYLFAASTVAVGWSGYLNSLLTTFGMGLPASLAAAPLNVVDGSIVYTGGLINLPAVAIIAAISGLCYVGITQSAFVNSIIVAIKVVVITLFVAFAAKYINPDNWVPFIPESQGPGKYGIDGIVRGASVVFFAYIGFDAVSTAAGEAKNPQRDMPIGILGSLVICTIIYIIVSGVLTGLVPYHMLSTPKPVATALEAFPALGWLKFAVEIGAIAGLSSVILVMLMGQPRIFYSMSKDGLLPKFFAKVHPKFQTPYIGTIIVGIFAALLAGFLPIGLLGELVSMGTLLAFATVCIGVLILRSTRPDLPRPFRVPLAVLVCPLGAIACLYLFWKPFSEHWHLMTGWTVIGMVIYFGYGYRNSKLRKAANAA, from the coding sequence ATGTCGAGAGGCCTGTTCATCACCAAACCCGTGGCGCCAGCCGGCCACGTGGACGCCGGCGAACCCGTGGAGGGCGGCCTCGAAGGCGAGGCGACACTCAAACGATCGTTGACCGCGACTCAACTGGTGATGCTCGGCATCGGCGCCGTGATCGGTGCCGGTATCTTCGTCCTGTCCGGCCACGCCGCGGCCGAGCATGCCGGTCCGGCGATCGTGCTGAGCTTCGTCGTCGCCGGCATCGCCTGCGCGCTGGCCGGCCTGTGCTACGCCGAGTTCTCGGCGATGATGCCGGTCTCCGGCAGCGCCTATTCGTATTCCTACGCCACCCTGGGCGAGTTCGTCGCCTGGTTCATCGGCTGGAACCTGGTGCTGGAGTATCTGTTCGCGGCCTCGACCGTCGCGGTCGGCTGGTCGGGCTATCTCAACAGTCTGCTCACCACCTTCGGCATGGGCCTGCCCGCCTCGCTCGCGGCCGCGCCGCTGAACGTGGTCGACGGCAGCATCGTCTACACCGGCGGCCTGATCAATCTGCCGGCGGTGGCGATCATCGCGGCGATCAGCGGCCTGTGCTACGTCGGCATCACCCAGTCGGCGTTCGTCAACTCGATCATCGTCGCGATCAAGGTCGTGGTGATCACCCTGTTCGTGGCCTTCGCCGCCAAGTACATCAACCCGGACAACTGGGTGCCGTTCATTCCGGAAAGCCAGGGCCCGGGCAAGTACGGCATCGACGGCATCGTCCGCGGCGCCTCGGTGGTGTTCTTCGCCTACATCGGCTTCGACGCGGTCTCCACCGCCGCCGGCGAGGCCAAGAACCCGCAGCGCGACATGCCGATCGGCATCCTGGGCTCGCTGGTGATCTGCACGATCATCTACATCATCGTCTCCGGCGTGCTGACCGGCCTGGTGCCGTACCACATGCTGAGCACGCCCAAGCCGGTCGCGACCGCGCTGGAAGCGTTCCCGGCGCTGGGCTGGCTGAAGTTCGCCGTCGAGATCGGCGCGATCGCCGGCCTGAGCTCGGTGATCCTGGTCATGCTGATGGGCCAGCCGCGCATCTTCTACTCGATGTCGAAGGACGGCCTGCTGCCGAAGTTCTTCGCCAAGGTCCATCCGAAGTTCCAGACCCCGTACATCGGCACCATCATCGTGGGCATCTTCGCCGCGCTGCTGGCCGGCTTCCTGCCGATCGGCCTGCTCGGCGAACTGGTGTCGATGGGCACCCTGCTCGCCTTCGCCACCGTCTGCATCGGCGTGCTGATCCTGCGCAGCACCCGCCCCGACCTGCCGCGCCCGTTCCGGGTGCCGCTGGCCGTGCTGGTGTGCCCGCTCGGCGCGATCGCCTGCCTGTACCTGTTCTGGAAGCCGTTCTCCGAGCATTGGCACCTGATGACCGGCTGGACCGTGATCGGCATGGTCATCTACTTCGGCTACGGCTACCGCAACAGCAAGCTGCGCAAGGCCGCCAACGCGGCCTGA
- a CDS encoding amino acid permease, which produces MLGQLWATKHPHAAHTEAEGLSLHRTLGPWGLTALGIGAVIGGGIFVITGKAAAEHAGPAIMLSFILAAICCTFCALAYAEFAAMVPVSGSAYTYTYATLGELAAWFIGWMLILEYGVSASAVAVSWTGYFLSLLEHFHITLPAALVQAPLDAKLRPTGAIANLPAAAIVLLLTWLCYVGIRKSSAMNMAMVLLKSGLIVLVIVVGWKYVNPELWTPFIPESQGPGKYGWEGVLRGASMVFFAYIGFEAVSVAAQESHKPQKDMPIGMLASLAICTVLYIGMAAVMTGLAPYATLGTDEPVVTAIAAHPALGWLRLVVEIGALVGLSSVVLVMIIGQPRIFMIMARDGLLPPVFTKIHPKYRTPHINTVITGVGIALLAALFPLDILGDMTSMGTLIAFAAVCAGVLILRRTQPDLPRPFRIAFAWPVCLAGIVSCLILLSTMTAHNWMLMGIWTVIGFAIYFAYSVRHSKLRKSRE; this is translated from the coding sequence ATGCTGGGACAACTCTGGGCGACCAAACACCCGCACGCCGCGCACACCGAGGCCGAGGGACTGAGCCTGCACCGCACGCTCGGCCCGTGGGGCCTGACCGCGCTGGGCATCGGCGCGGTGATCGGCGGCGGCATCTTCGTGATCACCGGCAAGGCCGCGGCCGAGCATGCCGGCCCGGCGATCATGCTGTCGTTCATTCTCGCCGCGATCTGTTGCACGTTCTGCGCGCTGGCCTATGCCGAGTTCGCGGCGATGGTGCCGGTCTCGGGCAGCGCCTACACCTACACCTACGCGACCCTGGGCGAGCTGGCGGCCTGGTTCATCGGCTGGATGCTGATATTGGAATACGGCGTGTCCGCCTCCGCCGTGGCGGTCAGCTGGACCGGGTATTTCCTGAGTTTGCTGGAACACTTCCACATCACATTGCCCGCGGCGCTGGTGCAGGCGCCGCTCGACGCCAAGCTGCGCCCGACCGGCGCGATCGCCAACCTGCCGGCGGCGGCGATCGTGCTGCTGCTGACCTGGCTGTGCTATGTCGGCATCCGCAAGTCCTCGGCCATGAACATGGCGATGGTGCTGCTCAAGTCGGGCCTGATCGTGCTGGTGATCGTGGTCGGCTGGAAGTACGTCAATCCCGAGCTGTGGACGCCCTTCATCCCCGAATCGCAGGGCCCGGGCAAGTACGGCTGGGAAGGCGTGCTGCGCGGCGCCTCGATGGTGTTCTTCGCCTACATCGGCTTCGAGGCGGTGTCGGTGGCCGCGCAGGAGTCGCACAAGCCGCAGAAGGACATGCCGATCGGCATGCTCGCCTCGCTGGCGATCTGCACCGTGCTGTACATCGGCATGGCCGCGGTCATGACCGGGCTGGCGCCGTACGCCACCCTGGGCACCGACGAGCCGGTGGTGACCGCGATCGCCGCGCATCCGGCGCTGGGCTGGCTGCGCCTGGTGGTCGAGATCGGCGCGCTGGTCGGGCTGTCGTCGGTGGTGCTGGTGATGATCATCGGCCAGCCGCGCATCTTCATGATCATGGCGCGCGACGGCCTGCTGCCGCCGGTGTTCACCAAGATCCACCCCAAGTACCGCACCCCGCATATCAACACCGTGATCACCGGCGTGGGCATCGCCCTGCTGGCGGCGCTGTTCCCGCTCGACATCCTCGGCGACATGACCTCGATGGGCACCCTGATCGCGTTCGCCGCCGTCTGCGCCGGCGTGCTGATCCTGCGCCGCACCCAGCCCGACCTGCCGCGCCCGTTCCGGATCGCCTTCGCCTGGCCGGTCTGCCTGGCCGGCATCGTCAGCTGCCTGATCCTGCTGTCGACCATGACCGCGCACAACTGGATGCTGATGGGCATCTGGACGGTGATCGGCTTCGCGATCTATTTCGCTTATAGCGTTCGGCATAGCAAGCTGCGTAAGAGCCGGGAATAG
- a CDS encoding methylthioribulose 1-phosphate dehydratase — translation MNSALPYDPQRLSHCAGEIIVNVRELAQRGWTPATSSNFSTRIDAGHVAITVSGRDKGRLTEADIMVVDLDGTPVATSHRPSAETLLHTQLYKRYPQIGCVLHTHSQTQTVASRLYAGRGHVHLEGYELLKAFSGNTTHEMALELPVYPNTQDMPTLAAQVDATLDQQPMWGYLIDGHGLYAWGRDMAEARRHLEAFEFLLGCELELRRLQR, via the coding sequence ATGAACAGCGCCCTGCCCTATGACCCGCAACGCCTGTCGCACTGCGCCGGGGAAATCATCGTCAACGTGCGCGAACTCGCGCAGCGCGGCTGGACCCCGGCCACGAGCAGCAATTTCTCGACCCGGATCGACGCCGGGCATGTCGCGATCACCGTGTCCGGCCGCGACAAGGGCCGTCTGACCGAAGCCGACATCATGGTCGTCGACCTCGACGGCACCCCGGTCGCGACCAGCCATCGGCCCTCGGCCGAGACCCTGCTGCACACCCAGCTGTACAAGCGCTACCCGCAGATCGGCTGCGTCCTGCACACCCATTCGCAGACCCAGACCGTCGCCTCGCGCCTGTACGCCGGCCGGGGCCATGTGCATCTGGAAGGCTACGAACTGCTGAAGGCCTTCAGCGGCAACACCACCCACGAAATGGCGCTGGAGTTGCCGGTCTATCCCAACACCCAGGACATGCCGACCCTGGCCGCCCAGGTCGACGCGACCCTCGACCAGCAGCCGATGTGGGGCTATCTGATCGATGGCCATGGCCTGTACGCCTGGGGCCGCGACATGGCCGAAGCGCGACGCCATCTGGAGGCGTTCGAATTCCTGCTCGGATGCGAACTCGAACTCAGGAGATTGCAGCGATGA
- a CDS encoding 1,2-dihydroxy-3-keto-5-methylthiopentene dioxygenase: MSRLRIFAEDQTDTPRLTTSDQAQIARELAKIGVGFEQWQAAQPVQPGDAPETIMAAYRADIDRLIAERGFKTVDVVSIAPDNPQRETMRGKFLDEHYHKEDEVRFFVAGSGLFTLHVEPNVYEIKCEQGDLISVPDSTLHWFDMGPEPSFVAIRFFTEPDGWVGHFTGTDIARQFPRYEKGQAG, translated from the coding sequence ATGAGCCGTCTGCGCATTTTCGCCGAAGACCAGACCGACACGCCCCGGCTGACCACCTCCGATCAGGCGCAGATCGCGCGCGAGCTGGCCAAGATCGGCGTGGGCTTCGAACAGTGGCAGGCCGCGCAACCGGTCCAGCCCGGCGATGCGCCGGAAACGATCATGGCCGCCTACCGCGCCGACATCGACCGGCTGATCGCCGAGCGCGGCTTCAAGACCGTCGACGTGGTCAGCATCGCCCCGGACAACCCGCAGCGCGAGACCATGCGCGGCAAGTTCCTCGACGAGCACTACCACAAGGAAGACGAAGTGCGTTTCTTCGTCGCGGGCTCGGGCCTGTTCACCCTGCACGTCGAGCCGAACGTGTACGAGATCAAGTGCGAACAGGGCGACCTGATCTCGGTGCCCGACAGCACCCTGCACTGGTTCGACATGGGCCCGGAACCGAGCTTCGTGGCGATCCGTTTCTTCACCGAGCCCGACGGCTGGGTCGGCCATTTCACCGGCACCGACATCGCCCGGCAGTTTCCGCGCTACGAGAAGGGCCAGGCGGGCTGA
- the mtnC gene encoding acireductone synthase: protein MPIRAILTDIEGTTSSISFVKDVLFPYARRALPGFVAARGREPGVRKWLDTVALENGGACQDSVIVEVLQGWIDEDRKHTALKALQGMIWADGYKSADFTSHMYPDAAPALRQWKDRGLRLYVYSSGSVPAQRLLFGHSDAGDLTELFSGWFDTEVGGKREAASYARIVEAIGLPADEIVFLSDVVEELDAAREAGVGTVLVDRLDDYPQPREGEATHGHARVTGFDQVAV, encoded by the coding sequence ATGCCCATCCGCGCCATCCTCACCGACATCGAAGGCACCACCAGCTCGATCTCCTTCGTCAAGGACGTGCTGTTCCCGTACGCGCGCCGCGCCCTGCCCGGCTTCGTCGCCGCGCGCGGACGCGAGCCGGGGGTGCGCAAGTGGCTGGACACGGTCGCGCTGGAGAACGGCGGCGCCTGCCAGGACTCGGTCATCGTCGAGGTGCTGCAGGGCTGGATCGACGAAGACCGCAAGCACACCGCGCTCAAGGCGCTGCAGGGCATGATCTGGGCCGACGGCTACAAGAGCGCGGACTTCACCTCGCACATGTACCCGGACGCGGCGCCCGCGCTGCGCCAGTGGAAGGACCGGGGCCTGCGCCTGTATGTGTACTCCTCCGGCAGCGTGCCCGCGCAGCGGTTGTTGTTCGGCCACAGCGATGCCGGCGACCTGACCGAGCTGTTCTCCGGCTGGTTCGACACCGAGGTCGGCGGCAAGCGCGAGGCGGCGAGCTATGCGCGCATCGTCGAGGCGATCGGTCTGCCCGCCGACGAGATCGTGTTCCTGTCGGACGTGGTCGAGGAGCTCGATGCCGCGCGCGAGGCCGGCGTCGGCACGGTGCTGGTGGATCGTCTCGACGATTACCCGCAGCCGCGCGAAGGCGAGGCCACCCATGGGCATGCGCGGGTGACGGGGTTCGATCAGGTCGCGGTTTGA
- a CDS encoding type II 3-dehydroquinate dehydratase — protein sequence MSILIVRGPNVQAGTDAAVDSMAPPLSGEVRAALVERAASAGKAICVRSCRNEHELVECLRGMRAANTELLLLDPGDCLPASADLRGALARLPVPYIEVHDDDMSAPELSIAPHCGQRLRRVHGYSAQSYTLALAIALEHLGCADSGNDVHVGT from the coding sequence GTGTCGATCCTGATTGTGCGCGGCCCCAATGTCCAAGCCGGTACCGATGCCGCCGTCGATTCGATGGCGCCCCCGCTGTCCGGCGAAGTGCGCGCCGCGCTGGTCGAACGCGCGGCCAGCGCCGGCAAGGCCATCTGCGTGCGCAGCTGCCGCAACGAGCACGAACTGGTCGAATGCCTGCGCGGCATGCGCGCGGCCAACACCGAACTGCTGTTGCTCGATCCGGGCGATTGCCTGCCGGCGAGCGCCGACCTGCGCGGCGCCCTGGCGCGGTTGCCGGTGCCGTACATCGAGGTCCACGACGACGACATGAGCGCGCCGGAACTGTCGATCGCGCCGCACTGCGGCCAGCGTCTGCGGCGGGTGCACGGTTATTCCGCGCAGAGCTACACCCTGGCCCTGGCGATCGCGCTGGAGCACCTGGGCTGCGCCGACAGCGGCAACGACGTCCACGTCGGCACCTGA
- a CDS encoding YdeI/OmpD-associated family protein, which yields MSATPKGRVSGASKGDVSAKTKAGVRATRKGGTSAAPKGDVSTTPKGAADDLPVIVFEDAVAFERWILAHPEAKGVWAKIAKKGQTVASMSNDQAIEVALCTGWIDGQRRGFDDCYFLQRYTPRRPKGLWSKINIGKVERLTAEGRMREGGLREVAAAKADGRWDAAYDPASTAEIPDDLAAALAAQPEARAFFEQIDRTNRYAVLWRVMTAKTPKTRASRIEKLVAMLASGEKVHG from the coding sequence GTGAGCGCGACGCCGAAGGGACGGGTGAGCGGGGCGTCCAAGGGCGATGTGAGCGCGAAGACCAAGGCCGGTGTCAGGGCAACGCGCAAGGGCGGTACGAGCGCGGCGCCCAAGGGTGACGTTAGTACGACGCCCAAGGGCGCCGCCGACGATCTGCCGGTGATCGTATTCGAAGACGCCGTCGCGTTCGAACGCTGGATACTCGCTCACCCCGAGGCCAAGGGCGTGTGGGCCAAGATCGCCAAGAAAGGCCAGACCGTCGCCAGCATGAGCAACGATCAGGCGATCGAGGTGGCCTTGTGCACGGGCTGGATCGACGGCCAGCGCCGCGGTTTCGACGACTGCTATTTCCTGCAGCGCTACACGCCGCGTCGGCCGAAGGGGCTGTGGTCGAAGATCAACATCGGCAAGGTCGAGCGGCTGACCGCCGAAGGCCGCATGCGCGAAGGCGGATTGCGCGAGGTCGCCGCGGCGAAAGCCGACGGCCGCTGGGATGCCGCTTACGACCCGGCCTCGACCGCGGAAATACCCGACGACCTGGCCGCGGCGTTGGCCGCGCAGCCCGAGGCGCGCGCGTTCTTCGAACAGATCGACCGGACCAACCGCTACGCCGTGCTGTGGCGGGTGATGACCGCGAAAACGCCCAAGACCCGCGCGAGCCGGATCGAGAAGCTGGTGGCGATGCTGGCGAGCGGGGAAAAGGTTCACGGGTGA
- a CDS encoding calcineurin-like phosphoesterase C-terminal domain-containing protein, producing the protein MRPFASAALLLTLIAPAVAAQTAAPSCEGRVFEDRNGNGRQDAGEPGLANQRVSDGERIVATDAQGRYRLPMADKTSQFLIKPAGYTTPSRSDSGLPDYWLNLRTADGLARDTAKLKYGGMPEGSAGCRDYPLTIDRKPRDTDLDVLVFADPQTKSAVDVEYYRRDIVDPLRAASRGKHIADLGLSLGDITHDDLSLYPKLNQVTARLGVPWLHAPGNHDLDFDASVDQDSLLSFRHVYGPDTFAWEEPQANFVVLDDVVYQPGSKPDYIGGLRADQFAFLERYLAGADKRRLLVLAMHIPLFDAAPGRETFRHADRDRLFALLREFPHVLVLSGHSHAQRHVYHDAADGWHGATPLHEYNVGAACGAFWSGVKDAQGLPDSTMSDGTPNGYARLSVRANAEYALSWHPAPGAGKALQSNAVANQYLRLYAPKTLRRGSYPIRGIYANVYMGADDSRVEYRLDDGEWKPMKRVEQPDPALLAENARDDEAERLRGYDRAAIATPTPHLWNAPLPTDTAVGEHAIEVRVFDRWQGEQRLRSSYRLLEAAP; encoded by the coding sequence ATGCGCCCATTCGCATCCGCCGCCTTATTGCTGACCCTGATCGCCCCGGCCGTCGCGGCCCAGACCGCCGCGCCGTCCTGCGAGGGCAGGGTGTTCGAGGACCGCAACGGCAACGGCCGCCAAGATGCCGGCGAGCCGGGCCTGGCGAATCAGCGCGTGTCCGACGGCGAACGCATCGTCGCGACCGATGCGCAGGGCCGTTATCGCCTGCCGATGGCCGACAAAACCAGCCAGTTCCTGATCAAGCCGGCGGGGTATACGACGCCGTCGCGCAGCGACAGCGGCCTGCCGGATTACTGGCTCAACCTGCGCACCGCCGACGGCCTGGCGCGCGATACCGCGAAACTGAAATACGGCGGCATGCCCGAAGGTTCGGCGGGCTGCCGCGACTACCCGCTGACGATCGACCGCAAACCCCGCGACACCGACCTGGACGTGCTGGTGTTCGCCGATCCGCAGACCAAGAGCGCGGTGGATGTCGAGTACTACCGCCGCGACATCGTCGATCCCCTGCGCGCCGCAAGCCGCGGCAAGCACATCGCCGACCTGGGCCTGAGCCTGGGCGACATCACCCACGACGATCTGTCGCTGTACCCGAAGCTCAACCAAGTGACCGCGCGCCTGGGCGTGCCGTGGCTGCACGCGCCGGGCAATCACGATCTCGACTTCGACGCCAGCGTCGATCAGGACTCGCTGCTGAGCTTCCGCCACGTCTACGGCCCCGACACCTTCGCCTGGGAAGAGCCGCAGGCGAATTTCGTGGTGCTCGACGACGTGGTCTATCAGCCCGGCAGCAAGCCCGATTACATCGGCGGTCTGCGCGCGGATCAGTTCGCGTTTCTTGAACGCTATCTGGCCGGCGCCGACAAGCGGCGCCTGCTGGTGCTGGCGATGCACATCCCGCTGTTCGACGCCGCGCCGGGGCGCGAAACCTTCCGCCACGCCGATCGCGATCGCCTGTTCGCGCTGCTGCGCGAGTTCCCGCATGTGCTGGTGCTGAGCGGACACAGCCATGCCCAGCGCCATGTCTATCACGATGCCGCCGACGGCTGGCACGGTGCGACGCCCTTGCACGAGTACAACGTCGGCGCGGCCTGCGGCGCGTTCTGGTCCGGGGTCAAGGACGCGCAGGGTCTGCCCGACAGCACCATGAGCGACGGCACGCCGAACGGCTATGCGCGCCTGTCGGTGCGGGCGAACGCCGAGTACGCATTGAGCTGGCATCCGGCGCCGGGCGCGGGCAAGGCGCTGCAATCCAATGCGGTCGCCAATCAGTACCTGCGCCTGTACGCACCGAAGACCTTGCGCCGCGGTTCGTATCCGATCCGCGGCATCTACGCCAATGTCTACATGGGCGCCGACGACAGCCGGGTCGAGTACCGTTTGGACGACGGCGAATGGAAGCCGATGAAGCGCGTCGAACAGCCCGACCCGGCGCTGTTGGCCGAGAACGCGCGCGACGATGAAGCCGAGCGGCTGCGCGGTTACGATCGCGCCGCGATCGCCACGCCGACCCCGCATCTGTGGAACGCGCCGCTGCCCACCGATACGGCCGTCGGCGAGCATGCGATCGAAGTGCGAGTGTTCGACCGCTGGCAGGGCGAGCAGCGTCTGCGCAGCTCGTATCGGTTGCTGGAGGCGGCGCCGTGA